A region from the uncultured Holophaga sp. genome encodes:
- a CDS encoding Crp/Fnr family transcriptional regulator: MKFLDEDLLDHLQRPEFAALRASLRKRIYPKGALVARPSDDGNAIFIVVSGRVRVFLGYEDKEFNLGILARGDIYSTHSGTYLQALSKTELIMTDVATFRQNMAMDPEVMKAMVRVLGHILKTSFSIIDGLAFKDVNHRLVALISREARRNGVRDAGGAWCVTLDISVEQIARLVGSTRQTVSTLLNDLERLGLLNRPGRGLFAIPSLEDLEVVGGLA; this comes from the coding sequence ATGAAATTTCTCGATGAAGATCTGCTCGATCACCTGCAGCGGCCGGAATTCGCCGCCCTGAGGGCATCTCTGCGGAAGAGGATCTACCCCAAGGGGGCCCTGGTCGCCCGGCCCTCGGATGACGGGAACGCGATCTTCATCGTCGTGTCCGGGCGGGTCCGCGTCTTTCTCGGGTACGAGGACAAGGAGTTCAACCTCGGCATCCTGGCCCGGGGAGACATCTACTCCACCCACTCCGGGACTTACCTTCAGGCTCTTTCTAAAACAGAGCTGATCATGACGGATGTGGCCACATTCAGACAGAACATGGCCATGGATCCTGAAGTCATGAAGGCCATGGTCCGGGTCCTGGGTCATATCCTCAAGACCTCCTTTTCGATCATTGACGGTCTGGCCTTCAAGGACGTCAACCATCGCCTCGTGGCCCTGATCTCGAGGGAAGCACGGAGGAACGGGGTCAGGGATGCCGGGGGCGCATGGTGCGTCACCCTGGACATCTCGGTCGAGCAGATCGCGAGGCTGGTGGGCTCGACCCGGCAGACGGTCTCCACCCTGCTCAATGATCTCGAGCGATTGGGACTGCTGAACCGGCCGGGTCGGGGTCTGTTCGCCATTCCCAGTCTCGAGGACCTCGAAGTTGTGGGTGGCCTAGCCTGA
- the fabG gene encoding 3-oxoacyl-[acyl-carrier-protein] reductase, with the protein MFTLEGKIALVTGASQGIGEVIAKKLAAQGAHVVVASLAFTEEDMKRVVAEIVAAGGKADYVAINMTDGESVRAAIATTLERHKALHILVNNAGVTKDKLMIQMKEEEFDFVMDVNLKGAWIATQAAAKPMMKQRYGRIVNIASVVGQMGNPGQSNYATSKAGLIGLTKVTAREFASRNITCNAVAPGYIATPMTDQLSEEVKESFNKQIPLGRLGSPEDIANAVVFLCAEESGYITGSTIPVNGGMLMP; encoded by the coding sequence ATGTTCACACTCGAAGGAAAGATTGCACTCGTGACCGGCGCCAGCCAGGGCATCGGTGAAGTCATCGCCAAGAAGCTCGCCGCCCAGGGGGCCCATGTGGTGGTCGCCTCCCTCGCCTTCACCGAGGAGGACATGAAGCGCGTTGTGGCCGAAATCGTGGCCGCCGGGGGCAAGGCCGACTACGTCGCCATCAACATGACCGATGGCGAGAGCGTCCGCGCCGCCATCGCCACCACCCTGGAACGGCACAAGGCCCTGCACATCCTGGTGAACAACGCGGGCGTCACCAAGGACAAGCTCATGATCCAGATGAAGGAGGAGGAGTTCGACTTCGTCATGGATGTCAACCTGAAGGGTGCCTGGATCGCCACCCAGGCCGCGGCCAAGCCCATGATGAAGCAGCGCTATGGTCGCATCGTCAACATCGCCTCGGTCGTGGGACAGATGGGCAACCCCGGCCAGAGCAACTACGCCACCTCCAAGGCCGGCCTCATCGGCCTGACCAAGGTGACCGCCCGCGAGTTCGCCAGCCGCAACATCACCTGCAACGCCGTGGCCCCTGGCTACATCGCCACGCCCATGACCGACCAGCTCAGCGAGGAGGTCAAGGAGTCCTTCAACAAGCAGATCCCCCTGGGGCGCCTGGGCTCCCCCGAGGACATCGCCAACGCAGTGGTCTTCCTCTGCGCCGAAGAGTCCGGCTACATCACCGGCTCCACCATCCCCGTCAACGGCGGCATGCTGATGCCCTGA
- a CDS encoding hemerythrin domain-containing protein: MSNHPLLLAVAVMVVLAWLLGFFSGRRCQRAGGGCGPSTSAPGASEVAGTDPLTGVWNCQRFEEGAAVLMALAVRTRDPLTLLRLELDRTPGSLGGAEGLVAVAGVLRSRIRASDTLTRCGQAFLVLAPGTYLSGAKALAQKLRAAISTAALSGQTLSIGVTEYRPGETLAEWTARAEQGSREAVQSGGNRVVSVGDAVLPQPAPGKGSAMVELKWDRGLECGEAVLDGQHHELFAMVNTLLATVAAFPEAQEVGYRLQLLQEYTVRHFAEEEEILARAGYPRLELHRGMHRLLTGRLGQLRTALPEGKLQMGQLVGFLLVEFIRDHFFLEDREFFPWVQGRIRGDQG, from the coding sequence ATGTCCAATCATCCTCTATTGCTTGCAGTAGCTGTCATGGTGGTCCTTGCCTGGCTGCTGGGCTTCTTCAGCGGCAGGCGCTGTCAGCGGGCTGGGGGGGGCTGTGGCCCTTCCACTTCCGCGCCCGGAGCCTCGGAGGTGGCGGGCACCGATCCGCTCACCGGGGTTTGGAACTGCCAGCGCTTCGAGGAGGGGGCCGCCGTCCTGATGGCCCTGGCCGTGCGGACCCGCGACCCGCTGACCTTGCTCAGACTTGAGCTGGACCGGACTCCGGGGAGCCTTGGAGGTGCAGAGGGCCTGGTGGCGGTCGCCGGGGTGCTGCGGAGCCGGATCCGGGCTTCGGATACCCTCACCCGCTGTGGGCAGGCCTTCCTGGTCCTGGCTCCTGGAACCTATCTCTCGGGGGCCAAGGCCCTGGCCCAGAAGCTCCGGGCCGCCATCTCGACAGCGGCGCTCTCCGGCCAGACCCTCAGTATCGGGGTCACGGAATACCGCCCGGGGGAGACCCTGGCGGAGTGGACGGCAAGGGCCGAGCAAGGGAGCCGGGAGGCCGTCCAGTCCGGTGGGAATCGGGTGGTCAGCGTGGGGGACGCGGTCCTGCCGCAGCCCGCCCCCGGGAAGGGCAGCGCCATGGTGGAGCTGAAGTGGGACCGGGGCCTGGAGTGCGGTGAGGCGGTCCTGGACGGGCAGCACCACGAACTCTTCGCCATGGTGAACACCCTGCTCGCCACCGTGGCCGCCTTTCCCGAGGCCCAGGAAGTGGGGTACCGTCTGCAGCTCCTCCAGGAGTACACCGTCCGTCACTTTGCGGAAGAGGAGGAGATCCTGGCGCGGGCAGGCTATCCCCGACTGGAGCTCCACCGGGGCATGCACCGGCTGCTGACGGGGAGGCTCGGGCAGCTCCGCACCGCCCTGCCCGAGGGCAAGCTCCAGATGGGGCAGCTGGTGGGCTTCCTCCTGGTGGAGTTCATCCGGGACCACTTCTTCCTGGAGGACCGGGAGTTCTTCCCCTGGGTCCAGGGCCGGATCCGGGGTGATCAGGGATAA
- a CDS encoding redox-sensing transcriptional repressor Rex, protein MAYGYRIGSIPITTVQRLPSYLRVLRLMQRAGRDVVSSNRLAELLQLEAIQVRKDFGFIGMVGMPKTGFQVEELVRGIEHCLNWNRITEAVLVGAGHLGSALLGYEGFHAHGLNICAAFDRDPGLLGRTVKGMVVRSLEDLDRVVEETGARMGILTVSPQAAQEVADQLVKAGVQGIWNFTGQVLTVPAGVIVQDQDIAIGLAVLSAKLSVQGEEEGVAGEP, encoded by the coding sequence TTGGCCTACGGTTACCGCATCGGAAGCATCCCCATCACCACGGTCCAGCGCCTGCCGAGCTATCTGCGGGTGTTGAGGCTCATGCAGCGCGCCGGGCGGGATGTGGTCTCCAGCAACCGCCTGGCGGAGCTGCTTCAGCTGGAGGCCATCCAGGTCCGCAAGGACTTCGGCTTCATCGGCATGGTCGGCATGCCCAAGACAGGCTTCCAGGTGGAGGAGCTGGTGCGGGGCATCGAGCACTGCCTCAACTGGAACCGCATCACGGAGGCCGTCCTGGTGGGGGCGGGACATCTGGGTTCCGCCCTGCTGGGTTACGAGGGCTTCCACGCCCACGGGCTGAACATCTGCGCCGCCTTCGATCGGGACCCTGGGCTGCTGGGCCGGACGGTGAAGGGCATGGTGGTCCGGTCCCTGGAGGACCTGGACCGGGTGGTGGAGGAGACCGGTGCCCGCATGGGCATCCTGACGGTCTCGCCCCAGGCGGCCCAGGAGGTGGCCGACCAGCTGGTGAAGGCTGGGGTTCAGGGCATCTGGAACTTCACCGGGCAGGTTCTCACCGTGCCCGCCGGGGTCATCGTCCAGGACCAGGACATCGCCATCGGCCTGGCCGTGCTCTCCGCCAAGCTCTCGGTGCAGGGGGAAGAGGAAG
- a CDS encoding M1 family metallopeptidase produces the protein MASRIDPHSYFDSFQPRTRHWELRWEVDFGRRVIAGEVTLHLAEPGEGPLDLDTKGLVIHACEAGGVAIPFELGPEEPILGQRLRLQLPPGTRSVTIAYATRPEAIGLQWLEPGQTAGGIHPFLFSQCQAIHARTLVPCQDCAVARVSYEAEVTVPEGLTAVMSAGPEGDHRTEGGRCFRFRMPQPIPSYLLALAVGELEGRDISPRVRVWAEPATVGQAAWEFSETETFVAKAEVLFGPYDWDRYDMLVLPPSFPYGGMENPRMTFLTPTLLAGDRSLVDVVAHELAHSWTGNLVTNATAEHFWLNEGFTVWAERRILRVLHGPEAESLGWAIGQRALDESLARFGQHPELTVLRTHLEGVDPDDAFSSIPYEKGARFVATLERALGEPVFAEFLRAYMARFRFQSITTEDFCAFAEELHPGLLAQVHADEWLHQPGMPADAPVFRSTRLEELISMAEGWTSGERPQDPAAWDPTELLIFLQHLPRPLGLEDCAWLDRLFKLTGRGNFEVLVEWLCIAAASGYQQVFPRIREVLATVGRMKYVRPLYQALVRTPAGKELAQEVFTEASPRYHALTRRVAEGIVHPS, from the coding sequence ATGGCCAGCCGCATCGATCCCCACTCTTACTTCGATTCCTTCCAGCCCCGCACCCGGCACTGGGAGCTGCGCTGGGAGGTGGACTTCGGCCGACGGGTCATCGCCGGCGAGGTGACGCTCCATCTGGCGGAGCCGGGGGAGGGCCCCCTCGATCTGGACACCAAGGGCCTGGTGATCCACGCCTGTGAGGCTGGCGGCGTGGCGATCCCCTTCGAGCTGGGTCCCGAGGAGCCCATCCTGGGTCAGCGCCTGCGCCTGCAGCTTCCCCCGGGCACTCGCTCCGTCACCATCGCCTATGCCACCCGGCCCGAAGCCATCGGCCTCCAGTGGCTGGAACCCGGGCAGACCGCCGGGGGCATCCACCCCTTCCTCTTCAGCCAGTGTCAGGCCATCCATGCCCGGACCCTGGTGCCCTGCCAGGATTGCGCCGTGGCCCGGGTCTCCTATGAGGCCGAAGTCACTGTGCCCGAAGGCCTCACCGCGGTCATGAGTGCGGGCCCCGAGGGGGACCACAGGACTGAAGGCGGTCGCTGCTTCCGCTTCCGCATGCCCCAGCCCATCCCCAGCTACCTCCTGGCCCTGGCCGTGGGTGAGCTGGAGGGCAGGGACATCTCCCCGCGGGTGCGGGTCTGGGCCGAGCCGGCCACCGTGGGGCAGGCGGCTTGGGAGTTCTCCGAGACCGAGACCTTTGTGGCGAAGGCCGAGGTCCTCTTCGGTCCCTACGACTGGGACCGCTACGACATGCTGGTGCTGCCCCCCTCCTTCCCCTACGGCGGCATGGAGAACCCCCGCATGACCTTCCTGACCCCCACCCTGCTGGCGGGTGACCGGAGCCTGGTGGATGTGGTGGCCCATGAGCTGGCCCACAGCTGGACCGGCAACCTGGTGACCAATGCCACAGCGGAGCATTTCTGGCTCAACGAGGGCTTCACCGTCTGGGCCGAGCGACGCATTCTGCGGGTGCTCCACGGCCCCGAAGCCGAGAGCCTGGGCTGGGCCATCGGCCAGCGGGCCCTGGACGAGAGCTTGGCGCGCTTCGGTCAGCACCCCGAGCTGACGGTGCTGCGGACCCACCTGGAGGGTGTGGATCCCGATGACGCCTTCAGCAGCATCCCCTACGAGAAGGGGGCCCGCTTCGTGGCCACCCTGGAGCGGGCCCTGGGTGAGCCGGTCTTTGCGGAATTCCTCAGAGCCTACATGGCCCGCTTCCGCTTCCAGTCCATCACCACGGAGGACTTCTGCGCCTTTGCGGAGGAGCTGCACCCGGGACTCCTGGCCCAGGTACATGCGGATGAGTGGCTCCATCAGCCGGGCATGCCCGCTGACGCCCCGGTCTTCCGCTCGACTCGGCTGGAGGAGCTCATCAGCATGGCCGAGGGCTGGACGAGCGGTGAGCGTCCCCAGGATCCCGCGGCGTGGGATCCCACCGAGCTCCTGATCTTCCTCCAGCATCTGCCCCGGCCTCTGGGGCTGGAGGACTGCGCATGGCTCGACAGGCTCTTCAAGCTCACGGGTCGTGGCAACTTCGAGGTCCTGGTGGAGTGGCTCTGCATTGCCGCCGCCAGCGGCTATCAACAGGTCTTCCCCCGGATCCGGGAGGTGCTCGCCACGGTGGGGCGCATGAAATATGTCCGTCCCCTCTACCAGGCCCTGGTTCGCACCCCCGCAGGGAAGGAGCTGGCCCAGGAGGTCTTCACGGAGGCCTCACCGCGCTACCATGCCCTCACCCGACGGGTGGCCGAGGGGATCGTTCATCCCTCCTGA
- a CDS encoding ATP-binding protein, with protein MPSPPLSPVTLSCNTDPRLIDLIQVVGAELLKHMSFSLEDAEQLWLAIQEGIANAMRHGNGLDPAKPLTVTFTPSRESLSVRIEDCGSGFDPAQVPDPNLPENILKPSGRGVYFMRQVMDSVVVETTPAGTALTLVKHRTSTSADTGDE; from the coding sequence ATGCCCTCACCCCCCCTTTCCCCAGTCACCCTCTCCTGCAACACCGACCCGAGGCTCATCGACCTCATCCAGGTGGTGGGAGCCGAACTGCTCAAACACATGAGCTTCAGTCTGGAGGATGCGGAACAGCTCTGGCTGGCCATCCAGGAGGGCATCGCCAACGCCATGCGCCATGGCAACGGTCTGGACCCGGCCAAACCCCTGACAGTCACCTTCACCCCGAGCCGGGAGAGTCTGAGCGTCCGGATCGAGGACTGCGGCAGCGGCTTTGACCCGGCACAGGTCCCCGACCCCAACCTTCCCGAGAACATCCTGAAGCCCAGTGGGCGGGGCGTCTACTTCATGCGCCAGGTCATGGATTCCGTGGTGGTGGAGACCACCCCTGCAGGCACTGCACTCACCCTGGTGAAGCACCGCACGAGCACATCTGCGGATACCGGGGACGAATAG
- the ispH gene encoding 4-hydroxy-3-methylbut-2-enyl diphosphate reductase — protein MKVLVARTAGFCWGVRRAMDAVLETSSRREGPVRTLGPLIHNPQALELLSRRGVDVVSAPQDAQDGTLVIRAHGVPVQDLQELRRRQQEGELRLVNATCPEVAKVHARIRKWSPKGYFTVILGSHGHAESVAHQSFAACGSVIVANMEEARALTDGQLAKVLVVAQTTFTAKDYAEITEYLKTRAGDALFENTICQDTTRRQAEAQELAETVDYVVVVGGKNSSNTKHLAELARRHGKPVQFVETAPDLDLAAFDGVETVGILAGASTPTWLVEEVVEVLEACGRGPGTLARVLRAAFGTPALMAIGAGFMTLGIHHWISTSMGWAYPLLSACYTGAMFLLSPYLDPMGVGTKGPARARFLERNRGLLLAAGSTCLLVALGLALWLGAGSLLLVMVASLFGLTYKRGFKVGSRTLSLRAIPGSKDLLVALALGVVAVALPLWHHGLLWNGPAWAGFLLVAGQAFARSIIHNIRDMQNDQILGRETLPILLGKRRATWVVAGVMLLALFVALGTGSGQPLAHPWLSRGLILVACAYPLGHLWMFHERFTAGRLRWEPPLELGFYLLGCLVWL, from the coding sequence TTGAAGGTACTGGTGGCCAGGACGGCCGGGTTCTGCTGGGGGGTTAGGCGCGCCATGGATGCGGTCCTGGAGACCTCCTCCAGGAGGGAGGGACCGGTCCGGACCCTGGGCCCCCTCATCCACAATCCCCAGGCCCTGGAGCTCCTGTCCCGCCGGGGGGTGGATGTGGTGTCCGCGCCCCAGGATGCCCAGGACGGCACGCTGGTGATCCGGGCCCACGGGGTGCCTGTGCAGGATCTCCAGGAGCTGCGCCGACGCCAGCAAGAGGGGGAACTCCGGCTGGTCAATGCCACCTGCCCCGAAGTGGCCAAGGTCCACGCCCGGATCCGGAAGTGGAGCCCAAAGGGCTACTTCACGGTCATCCTGGGCTCCCATGGCCATGCCGAGAGTGTCGCCCACCAGAGCTTCGCCGCCTGCGGCTCCGTGATCGTGGCCAACATGGAGGAAGCCCGGGCCCTCACCGACGGGCAGCTGGCCAAGGTCCTGGTGGTGGCCCAGACCACCTTCACGGCCAAGGATTACGCAGAGATCACCGAGTATCTCAAGACCCGTGCGGGAGATGCGCTTTTCGAGAACACCATCTGCCAGGACACCACCCGGCGGCAGGCCGAGGCCCAGGAGCTCGCGGAGACCGTAGACTACGTCGTGGTGGTGGGGGGCAAGAATTCCTCCAACACCAAGCATCTGGCGGAGCTGGCCCGGCGCCACGGCAAGCCCGTGCAGTTCGTGGAGACAGCCCCGGATCTGGACCTGGCGGCCTTTGACGGGGTCGAGACCGTGGGGATCCTCGCGGGGGCCTCAACCCCCACCTGGCTGGTGGAGGAGGTCGTCGAGGTCCTGGAGGCCTGTGGCCGGGGGCCTGGGACCCTGGCCCGGGTCCTGCGGGCGGCCTTCGGCACCCCAGCCCTGATGGCCATCGGGGCCGGCTTCATGACCCTGGGGATCCACCACTGGATCTCGACCTCCATGGGCTGGGCCTATCCCTTGCTCTCTGCGTGCTACACCGGCGCCATGTTCCTCCTGAGCCCCTATCTGGATCCCATGGGGGTGGGGACCAAGGGCCCCGCCCGGGCCCGCTTCCTGGAGCGGAATCGGGGGCTCCTCCTCGCGGCGGGCAGCACATGCCTGCTTGTGGCGCTGGGGCTCGCCCTCTGGCTGGGTGCCGGCTCCCTCCTGCTGGTGATGGTGGCCTCCCTCTTCGGGCTCACCTACAAGCGGGGCTTCAAAGTGGGCTCCCGTACCCTGAGCCTCCGGGCCATTCCCGGGTCCAAGGATCTCCTGGTGGCCCTGGCTCTGGGTGTCGTGGCGGTGGCCTTGCCACTCTGGCACCATGGCCTGCTCTGGAACGGCCCTGCCTGGGCGGGCTTCCTGCTGGTGGCGGGGCAGGCCTTCGCCCGCTCCATCATCCACAACATCAGGGATATGCAGAACGACCAGATCCTGGGGCGGGAGACCCTGCCCATCCTGCTGGGCAAGCGCCGGGCCACCTGGGTGGTGGCTGGGGTCATGCTCCTGGCTCTGTTCGTGGCCCTGGGGACGGGCTCGGGGCAGCCCCTGGCCCACCCCTGGCTCTCCCGCGGCCTGATCCTGGTGGCCTGCGCCTACCCTCTGGGGCATCTCTGGATGTTCCACGAGCGCTTCACCGCTGGGCGGCTCCGTTGGGAGCCCCCTCTTGAACTGGGCTTCTACCTGCTGGGCTGCCTGGTGTGGCTCTGA
- a CDS encoding C69 family dipeptidase, with translation MLRISRRAALALTTLLLAGGSALQACTNILVTKGASKDGATMISYAADSHTLYGELYFKAGGRHPVGSFRDIVEWDTHKPLGRIPEAPLTYTRVGNMNEHQVAIGETTFGGRPELAEGNEGTLDYGSLIYIALERAKTAREAIQVITSLAQEYGYVSEGESFSIADKDEAWILDMIGKGKGRKGTVWVAVKLPDGTLSAHANQSRIRNFPLDRPQEALYAKDVISFARERGWFTGADRDFSFADTYAKPDFSARRFCEARVWSVFNRAAPSLKLPIDYAKGVTEAAPMPLCVKPDHKLGVQDVMALMRDHFEGTELDMSKDVGAGPYKLPYRWRPMEWQVDGRAYIHERAISTQQTGFSFVSESRAALPDPVGGVLWFGVDDTFTTVYFPVYCGIQATPKSWGEQGGDFDHFSWGSAHWVFNFVSNWTYSRWSDMIVDLQKVQQELEGGYFSAQPQVEAEALRRLRDQGEGAARAYLTSYSCDTGEKLTQRWKGLGEFLLWKYMDGNVRDAKGEVTHPAYPDDWYRRIVRDHGEVILDPRGVQKH, from the coding sequence ATGCTCCGCATCTCCCGCCGGGCCGCCCTGGCCCTGACGACCCTGCTCCTCGCCGGCGGCAGCGCCCTCCAGGCCTGCACCAACATCCTGGTCACCAAGGGCGCCAGCAAGGACGGCGCCACCATGATCAGCTATGCCGCCGACAGCCACACGCTGTACGGGGAGCTCTACTTCAAGGCCGGGGGAAGGCACCCCGTGGGCTCCTTCCGGGACATCGTGGAGTGGGACACTCACAAGCCCCTGGGGCGCATCCCCGAGGCCCCGCTGACCTACACCCGGGTCGGGAATATGAACGAGCACCAGGTGGCCATCGGGGAGACGACCTTCGGGGGGCGCCCTGAACTGGCCGAGGGCAATGAGGGCACCCTGGACTACGGCAGCCTGATATACATCGCGTTGGAGCGGGCGAAGACCGCCCGGGAGGCCATCCAGGTCATCACCTCCCTGGCCCAGGAATACGGCTATGTCAGCGAGGGGGAGAGCTTCTCCATCGCGGACAAGGACGAGGCCTGGATCCTGGACATGATCGGCAAGGGCAAGGGACGCAAGGGCACGGTCTGGGTGGCGGTGAAGCTGCCGGATGGCACCCTCAGCGCCCACGCCAACCAGAGCCGGATCCGCAACTTCCCCCTGGATCGGCCCCAGGAGGCCCTCTATGCCAAGGATGTCATCTCCTTTGCCCGGGAGCGGGGCTGGTTCACCGGGGCTGACAGGGACTTCAGCTTCGCCGACACCTATGCCAAGCCCGACTTCAGCGCACGGCGCTTCTGCGAGGCCCGGGTCTGGAGCGTCTTCAACCGGGCTGCGCCCAGCCTGAAGCTCCCCATCGACTACGCCAAGGGGGTCACCGAAGCCGCCCCCATGCCCCTGTGCGTCAAGCCCGACCACAAGCTGGGCGTCCAGGACGTCATGGCCCTCATGCGGGACCACTTCGAGGGCACCGAGTTGGACATGAGCAAGGACGTGGGGGCGGGTCCCTACAAACTGCCCTACCGGTGGCGCCCCATGGAGTGGCAGGTGGATGGCAGGGCCTACATCCACGAGCGGGCCATCAGCACCCAGCAGACGGGCTTCTCCTTTGTGAGCGAATCCCGGGCGGCTCTGCCGGATCCCGTGGGCGGGGTCCTCTGGTTCGGGGTGGATGACACCTTCACGACCGTCTATTTCCCAGTCTACTGCGGCATCCAGGCGACCCCGAAGAGCTGGGGGGAGCAGGGCGGAGACTTTGACCACTTCTCCTGGGGCAGCGCCCACTGGGTCTTCAACTTCGTCTCCAACTGGACCTATAGCCGCTGGAGCGACATGATCGTGGATCTCCAGAAGGTGCAGCAGGAGTTGGAGGGCGGCTATTTCTCAGCACAGCCCCAGGTGGAGGCCGAGGCCCTCAGGCGTCTCAGGGACCAGGGGGAGGGGGCTGCCCGCGCCTACCTCACCAGCTACTCCTGCGACACCGGGGAGAAGCTCACCCAGCGATGGAAGGGCCTGGGCGAGTTTCTGCTCTGGAAATACATGGATGGCAATGTCCGTGATGCCAAGGGGGAGGTCACCCATCCCGCCTATCCGGACGACTGGTACCGCCGGATCGTGAGGGATCACGGGGAGGTGATTCTCGATCCCAGGGGCGTGCAGAAGCACTGA
- a CDS encoding S46 family peptidase, whose product MALLRTLALSGLALSLSSLRAEEGMWTFDHPPLEAMQTRYGFSPDQAWLDHVRLSALRFPGGSGSFISADGLVLTNHHVGHSWIQKVSTPGHNLIRDGFLAPDRSGELPVPGLELRCLVAMEDQTRAVGARIPLGATEDEAAHLKKEAVAELLRERNGRGELAWEAVDLYQGGETWLYGYRVFRDVRLVMAPEFGIAAFGGDWDNFSYPRHDLDFALFRVYEKGQPYHPAEHLAWSRQGIRRGGMTFTIGHPGRTSRLETLAQMSYLRDVLNPMLIRVLEGREATLKAFARRGPAQALEVSSQLLGAANSLKVFRGETEGLHNPTAMARIRAAELELRAAVHADARLAPTTERAWETIQATLESRKEIQAAEVLLHHRYRSLLRGPLERALQLWRRETPRSQPLDIPLETALLAQGLSDARTLLGPTHPLVEGLLEGLSPEQAAGRAIADTRLGEAAYARSLETDARLRETSRDPLLRMARLIDPFEREIASRRDHADATLAAWNTRIARARFAVRGKVDYPDATFTLRLSYGSVQPCPQAGTLVQPFTTFGGLFDRADSWGPEAEDGSWHLPERWQTARSALNLSTPYNFISSNDIIGGNSGSPVVDRNAELVGLAFDGNITSLPGRYYYDGELNRCVSVDARGILEALSKVYRADALVAEITGGALR is encoded by the coding sequence ATGGCCCTGCTCCGCACCCTCGCCCTCAGCGGTCTGGCCCTGAGCCTGAGTTCCCTCCGGGCGGAGGAGGGCATGTGGACCTTCGACCATCCGCCCCTCGAGGCCATGCAGACCCGCTATGGCTTCAGCCCCGACCAGGCATGGCTGGACCATGTCCGGCTCTCGGCCCTGCGCTTCCCCGGGGGCAGCGGATCCTTCATCAGCGCCGATGGTTTGGTGCTCACCAACCATCATGTCGGCCACTCATGGATCCAGAAGGTCTCCACCCCAGGGCACAACCTGATCCGGGACGGCTTCCTCGCACCCGACCGCAGCGGAGAACTCCCCGTTCCCGGCCTGGAGCTGCGCTGCCTGGTGGCCATGGAGGACCAGACCCGGGCCGTCGGCGCCCGGATCCCCCTGGGTGCCACCGAGGATGAGGCCGCCCACCTGAAGAAGGAGGCTGTGGCGGAACTGCTCCGCGAGCGCAATGGCAGGGGCGAGCTGGCCTGGGAGGCCGTGGACCTCTACCAGGGCGGCGAGACTTGGCTCTACGGTTATCGGGTCTTCAGGGATGTGCGCCTGGTCATGGCCCCGGAGTTCGGCATCGCTGCCTTTGGAGGCGACTGGGACAACTTCAGCTACCCTCGCCATGACCTGGACTTCGCCCTCTTCCGGGTCTACGAGAAAGGCCAGCCCTACCACCCCGCCGAGCACCTGGCCTGGTCCAGACAGGGGATCCGCCGCGGCGGGATGACCTTCACCATCGGGCACCCCGGACGCACCTCGCGCCTGGAGACCCTGGCCCAGATGAGCTATCTGAGGGATGTGCTCAACCCCATGCTGATCAGGGTCCTGGAGGGGAGAGAGGCCACCCTGAAGGCCTTCGCCCGCCGCGGTCCCGCCCAGGCCCTTGAGGTCTCCTCCCAGCTCCTGGGCGCCGCCAACAGCCTGAAAGTGTTCCGCGGGGAGACCGAAGGGCTGCACAACCCGACCGCCATGGCCCGAATCAGAGCCGCAGAACTGGAGCTGAGAGCTGCGGTCCATGCGGACGCTCGCCTGGCCCCCACCACGGAGCGGGCCTGGGAGACCATCCAGGCCACTCTGGAGAGCCGCAAGGAGATCCAGGCGGCGGAAGTCCTGCTCCACCACCGCTACCGGAGCCTCCTCCGGGGACCGCTGGAGAGAGCCCTCCAGCTCTGGCGCAGGGAGACGCCCCGCTCCCAACCCCTGGACATCCCCCTGGAGACGGCACTCCTGGCCCAGGGACTCTCCGATGCCCGAACCCTGCTGGGACCGACTCATCCCCTGGTCGAGGGACTCCTGGAGGGGCTGAGTCCCGAGCAGGCCGCCGGGCGCGCCATCGCGGACACCCGCCTGGGCGAAGCCGCCTATGCCCGGAGCCTGGAGACCGACGCCCGACTCCGGGAGACCTCCCGGGATCCCCTGCTCCGGATGGCCCGGCTCATCGACCCCTTCGAACGGGAGATCGCCAGCAGGAGGGACCATGCCGATGCCACCCTCGCCGCCTGGAACACCCGCATCGCCCGGGCCCGCTTCGCGGTGCGAGGCAAGGTGGACTACCCGGATGCCACCTTTACCCTGCGGCTCAGCTATGGCTCGGTCCAACCCTGCCCCCAGGCGGGCACCCTGGTGCAGCCCTTCACCACCTTTGGTGGGCTCTTTGATCGGGCTGACAGCTGGGGGCCTGAAGCCGAGGACGGCTCCTGGCACCTGCCGGAGCGCTGGCAGACGGCAAGGTCAGCCCTGAACCTCTCCACCCCGTATAACTTCATCAGCAGCAACGACATCATCGGCGGCAACAGCGGAAGTCCCGTCGTCGACCGGAACGCCGAGCTGGTGGGGCTGGCCTTCGATGGCAACATCACCAGCCTGCCGGGCCGCTACTACTACGATGGGGAGCTGAACCGCTGCGTCTCTGTGGATGCCCGGGGCATCCTGGAGGCTCTCAGCAAGGTCTACCGGGCTGATGCCCTGGTGGCCGAGATCACCGGCGGCGCCCTGCGCTGA